In Dasypus novemcinctus isolate mDasNov1 chromosome 10, mDasNov1.1.hap2, whole genome shotgun sequence, one DNA window encodes the following:
- the LOC101446924 gene encoding LOW QUALITY PROTEIN: tripartite motif-containing protein 43-like (The sequence of the model RefSeq protein was modified relative to this genomic sequence to represent the inferred CDS: inserted 1 base in 1 codon; substituted 1 base at 1 genomic stop codon) — translation MDPVLSQAFQQELTCSICLSLLADPVTTGCGHSFCRPCLHLSWEEAETPTKCPTCREISQQTDFKTNIVLKNLVSHVRHSSLCQSLSSKEHMCGTHRKTKKICCDENKHLLCLLCSKAQEHETHRHSSIESAAEDFREKLSKQMRNLXEEMHEIQRNVNEEDRVTDVWMDYVCLRRLIIKAVYQKLHPDLHEEEKQHLEKLTQEGKNISQQPKESKVXIVEKGKELREMYEELITMSQKPDVEMLQDFGDILSRSESVQLHMPQRVPPELSAGPITGLMDMLRLDRSELNITFNNETTYRNITLFDNARSWRFGHDHRYAALKSKRSKYLAAWGTQALILGKHYWELDVDDSGDWALGVCRDFWIGRPDTLVESEDMFLLLCMKEHNHYSLYTMAPLICQYIQKPQGRVGVFLDCESGSISFLNVANSSLIWRYPDYSFNFPIRPFIYTGCV, via the exons ATGGACCCAGTCCTGTCCCAAGCCTTCCAGCAGGAGCTCACCTGCTCCATCTGCCTGAGCTTGCTGGCAGATCCTGTCACAACAGGCTGTGGGCACAGCTTTTGCAGACCCTGTCTCCACCTTTCCTGGGAGGAAGCTGAAACTCCCACCAAATGCCCCACCTGTAGGGAAATCTCTCAGCAGACAGACTTCAAAACCAATATTGTGTTGAAGAATCTGGTGTCCCATGTTAGACACTCAAGTCTCTGCCAGTCTCTGAGCTCTAAAGAACACATGTGTGGGACACACAGGAAGACTAAGAAGATCTGCTGTGACGAGAACAAGCACCTGCTGTGTCTGCTCTGCTCCAAGGCTCAGGAGCACGAGACTCACAGACACTCTTCCATAGAGTCGGCCGCAGAGGATTTCAGG GAGAAGCTCTCAAAGCAGATGAGAAATTTGTGAGAAGAGATGcatgaaattcaaagaaatgtAAATGAAGAAGACAGAGTAACTGATGTGTGGATG GATTATGTGTGTCTGCGGAGACTGATTATCAAAGCTGTGTATCAGAAGTTGCATCCAGATCTCCATGAGGAAGAGAAACAGCATTTAGAGAAACTGACACAGGAAGGCAAAAACATTTCTCAGCAACCCAAGGAAAGTAAAG ACATAGTTGAAAAGGGGAAAGAACTAAGAGAAATGTATGAAGAACTGATAACAATGTCCCAAAAACCAGATGTGGAGATGCTCCAG GATTTTGGAGATATACTGTCAAG GAGTGAGTCAGTGCAGCTGCACATGCCCCAGCGTGTGCCCCCAGAGCTCAGTgcagggcccatcactggactgATGGACATGCTCAGATTGGACCGAAGTGAGT tgaACATTACCTTCAATAATGAAACAACCTATCGCAATATCACGCTGTTTGACAATGCGAGAAGTTGGAGATTTGGGCATGACCATCGGTATGCAGCTCTTAAATCTAAGAGATCTAAATATTTGGCTGCATGGGGAACCCAGGCCCTCATCTTGGGCAAACATTACTGGGAGCTGGATGTGGACGACTCTGGGGACTGGGCTCTAGGAGTCTGTAGGGATTTCTGGATAGGGAGGCCTGACACACTGGTTGAATCTGAAgatatgtttcttcttttatgtatGAAGGAGCATAATCATTACAGTCTTTATACCATGGCCCCATTGATCTGTCAGTATATACAGAAACCTCAGGGCCGGGTTGGTGTGTTTCTTGATTGTGAGAGTGGAAGTATAAGCTTTTTGAATGTTGCCAATAGTTCCCTCATCTGGCGCTACCCTGATTACTCCTTCAATTTCCCTATCAGGCCTTTCATTTACACTGGCTGTGTATGA